Proteins encoded within one genomic window of Candidatus Effluviviaceae Genus V sp.:
- the polA gene encoding DNA polymerase I, whose protein sequence is MTNPATSGRGGPVLALVDGTALAYRSHYAFIRRPLTDDSGRNVSALYGFATSLLKILDELEPSHAAVAFDRPEPTFRHEEYEDYKATREAPPDELIDQLPDIQELVGALGLRVLELPGYEADDVIGTLAVAGVERGFRPVIVSGDKDFLQLVSDEVSVVDPRKDITYDPETVVERFGVSPERVVDVLALMGDTSDNVPGVPGIGKKTAVSLVREFGAVEDILENIESVGGTKRREKLTTHADDALRSRSLVTIATDAPVEVELDELELGPFDGRRAADFFRRYGFNSLVRRVAPGSGERDDDYRLVDSLEALDRLVGELGSSGGFAVDLETTSLDPISADIAGVAVSTSAGKGWYVPIGHESGVSLDRAPVLDRLGPLLEDPTVEKYGQNLKFDYRVLMAAGVTLAPISFDTMIASYLLDPGRRQHGLDALAMDYLSLRVTPIEELIGKGRNQLSFDAVPSDGARDYACEDADVAYRLTELLRGRIEDEGLGPLLRDVELRLVPVLAHMEQRGVLIDAAFLDELGERFGGELDDLRARICDCAGVEFNIDSPKQVGEVLFERLGLPKGKRTKTGYSTDVRVLEGLRGLHEVPELILSYRQLIKLKSGYLDALPKLVHPETGRVHTTFNQTVASTGRLSSSDPNLQNIPIRTELGRQIRKAFIAERGRVLLSADYSQIELRLMAHLSGDETLIRAFREGKDVHLSTAALILAKDESDVEPGERDLAKTVNFGIMYGMSPYGLARQLSIDVDEAADFIERYFETYPGVAEYTDEVVERAAAEGYATTILGRKRPISGLDSENARIRGLAERTAVNTPIQGSAADMIKVAMIGLDERLASDGLPADMVLQVHDELVLEVDADAVEHVDAAVREEMEAPAGFELDVPIVVNTFTGPNWYEAH, encoded by the coding sequence ATGACGAACCCCGCGACGAGCGGCCGCGGCGGCCCCGTTCTGGCGCTGGTCGACGGGACCGCTCTGGCCTACAGATCTCATTACGCTTTCATCCGGCGCCCACTGACGGACGACTCCGGTAGAAACGTGAGCGCCCTGTACGGGTTCGCGACCTCGCTCCTGAAGATACTCGACGAACTCGAGCCGTCGCACGCGGCCGTCGCATTCGACCGGCCGGAGCCGACGTTCCGTCACGAGGAGTACGAGGACTACAAGGCGACACGCGAGGCGCCGCCCGACGAACTCATCGACCAGCTCCCGGACATCCAGGAACTCGTCGGTGCCCTGGGACTCCGCGTCCTTGAGCTTCCGGGGTACGAGGCGGACGATGTCATCGGGACGCTGGCTGTCGCCGGTGTCGAACGCGGCTTCCGGCCCGTCATCGTCTCGGGCGACAAGGACTTCCTTCAGCTCGTCAGCGACGAGGTCAGCGTGGTCGATCCCCGGAAGGACATCACGTACGATCCGGAGACGGTCGTCGAGCGCTTCGGCGTGTCGCCCGAGCGGGTCGTCGATGTCCTGGCCCTCATGGGCGACACCTCCGACAACGTTCCCGGGGTTCCGGGAATCGGCAAGAAGACGGCCGTCTCGCTCGTTCGGGAGTTCGGGGCGGTCGAGGACATCCTGGAGAACATCGAGAGCGTCGGCGGGACCAAACGGCGCGAGAAGCTCACGACGCACGCCGACGACGCGCTCCGCTCGAGGTCGCTCGTGACCATCGCGACCGACGCGCCCGTCGAGGTCGAGCTCGACGAGCTTGAGCTCGGGCCGTTCGACGGGAGACGCGCGGCGGACTTCTTCAGGCGGTACGGCTTCAATTCGCTCGTCCGCCGCGTCGCCCCCGGGAGCGGCGAGCGGGACGACGACTACCGTCTCGTCGACTCGCTGGAAGCGCTCGACCGGCTCGTCGGCGAGCTCGGTTCGTCCGGCGGGTTCGCGGTCGACCTCGAGACGACATCGCTCGACCCGATCTCGGCCGACATCGCCGGAGTGGCCGTCTCGACGAGCGCCGGAAAGGGTTGGTACGTGCCGATCGGTCACGAGAGCGGCGTGTCGCTCGACCGCGCTCCGGTGCTCGACCGTCTCGGGCCGCTCCTCGAGGACCCGACGGTCGAGAAGTACGGTCAGAATCTCAAGTTCGACTACCGCGTCCTCATGGCGGCGGGCGTCACCCTTGCCCCGATCAGCTTCGATACGATGATCGCCTCGTACCTGCTGGACCCCGGTCGGAGGCAGCACGGACTCGACGCGCTGGCGATGGACTACCTGTCGCTTCGCGTGACGCCGATCGAGGAGCTCATCGGAAAAGGGAGGAACCAGCTCTCGTTCGACGCCGTCCCGTCGGACGGAGCGCGCGACTATGCGTGCGAGGACGCCGACGTCGCCTATCGTCTGACCGAGCTCCTGCGGGGCCGGATCGAGGACGAGGGGCTGGGCCCGCTCCTGCGTGACGTCGAACTGAGGCTGGTGCCCGTGCTGGCGCACATGGAGCAGCGGGGCGTGCTGATCGACGCGGCCTTCCTCGACGAGCTGGGCGAGCGGTTCGGCGGCGAGCTCGACGACCTCAGGGCCCGGATCTGCGACTGCGCCGGGGTCGAGTTCAACATCGATTCACCGAAGCAGGTCGGAGAGGTCCTGTTCGAGCGACTGGGACTTCCGAAGGGGAAGCGGACCAAGACCGGATACTCGACGGACGTCCGGGTTCTCGAGGGACTCCGCGGGCTTCACGAGGTTCCGGAGCTCATTCTCTCGTACCGCCAGCTCATCAAACTCAAGAGCGGCTACCTCGACGCGCTTCCGAAGCTGGTCCACCCGGAGACGGGGCGGGTGCACACAACGTTCAATCAGACGGTCGCGTCGACAGGGCGGCTGTCGAGCTCGGACCCGAACCTCCAGAACATCCCCATCAGGACCGAGCTCGGACGGCAGATCAGGAAGGCCTTCATCGCGGAGCGCGGACGCGTGCTCCTCTCGGCCGACTACTCGCAGATCGAGCTCAGGCTGATGGCCCATCTCTCGGGCGACGAGACGCTCATCAGGGCCTTCAGAGAGGGCAAGGACGTCCACCTGTCGACGGCCGCCCTCATCCTGGCCAAGGATGAAAGCGATGTCGAGCCGGGCGAGCGCGACCTCGCGAAGACGGTCAACTTCGGCATCATGTACGGCATGAGCCCGTACGGACTCGCGAGACAGCTCTCGATCGACGTCGACGAGGCGGCCGACTTCATCGAGCGCTACTTCGAGACGTATCCCGGCGTCGCCGAGTATACCGACGAGGTCGTCGAACGGGCGGCCGCCGAGGGGTACGCCACGACGATCCTCGGCAGGAAGAGGCCGATCTCGGGACTCGACTCGGAGAACGCCCGGATCCGCGGCCTCGCCGAGCGGACCGCGGTCAATACGCCGATCCAGGGGAGCGCCGCCGATATGATCAAGGTCGCCATGATCGGACTCGACGAACGGCTGGCGTCGGACGGTCTCCCGGCCGACATGGTGCTTCAGGTGCACGATGAACTGGTGCTCGAGGTCGACGCAGACGCCGTCGAGCACGTCGACGCGGCCGTCCGCGAGGAGATGGAGGCGCCGGCCGGCTTCGAGCTCGACGTCCCCATCGTCGTCAACACGTTCACCGGCCCGAACTGGTACGAGGCGCATTGA
- a CDS encoding dephospho-CoA kinase — MTRFAVGLTGGMGAGKSVVAARFASHGADVLTADDIARELLEPGGPLLDRLVGAFGEDIVRSDGTLDRARLAELAFASEVATDRLNTIVHPPLVDELLRRLRENDAEIVVVDAALLAEWGILDAFDVVVAVVAPVEDRVKRLVAAGYTREDVLARMARQMDPEAVANMSDIVIRNEGTLAELEERADEVWRRILALARKEEA; from the coding sequence ATGACCCGATTCGCGGTGGGATTGACAGGGGGCATGGGCGCCGGGAAGAGCGTCGTCGCGGCGCGCTTCGCCTCGCACGGTGCGGACGTTCTGACGGCCGACGACATCGCCCGCGAGCTTCTCGAACCGGGCGGTCCGCTCCTCGACCGCCTCGTCGGGGCGTTCGGGGAGGACATCGTCCGGTCGGACGGAACGCTCGACCGCGCCCGGCTGGCGGAGCTCGCGTTCGCCTCAGAGGTCGCGACCGACCGGCTGAACACGATCGTCCATCCGCCGCTCGTCGATGAGCTCCTGCGCCGGCTCCGCGAGAACGACGCAGAGATAGTGGTCGTCGACGCCGCGCTCCTGGCCGAATGGGGCATCCTCGACGCGTTCGACGTCGTCGTCGCGGTCGTGGCCCCGGTCGAGGACCGGGTGAAGCGGCTCGTCGCCGCCGGGTACACGCGTGAGGACGTCCTGGCCCGCATGGCGCGGCAGATGGACCCGGAAGCGGTGGCGAACATGTCCGATATCGTGATAAGGAACGAGGGGACGCTGGCCGAGCTCGAGGAGCGCGCGGACGAGGTCTGGCGCCGCATCCTCGCCCTCGCCCGGAAGGAGGAGGCATGA
- the lysS gene encoding lysine--tRNA ligase — protein sequence MRHHLEELREAGVDPYPRRFARTHFTGEIVDAFDELEGERVTVAGRLMSIRSHGKAGFADIADAGGKVQLFVRQNDVGDEAFAVWKLLDVGDHVGAEGEVMKTRTGEISVRVKSVVVLSKALRPLPEKWHGIKDVEVRSRRRYLDLIANPESRRVFLARSAVVRSIRDFLDERGFLEVETPILQPIYGGAFASPFVTHHHALDADLYLRIADELYLKRLIVGGLERVFEIGKDFRNEGMDRTHSPEFTQLELYQAYADYEDMMELTEAMIVAAATEATGGTTVSWQGTEIDLSPPWRRLTVDDALRGALGVGADAPADDLRSALRKAGVEMPEDADRAGLIEEALSELVEPNLVQPTFLMDYPKEISPLAKEKPETPGIVERFEPFIAGIEIGNSFTELNDPVEQRARLELQEKQRAGGDAEAQGIDEDFLMALEHGMPPTGGLGIGVDRLVMLLTDSAHIRDVILFPAMRHEAGD from the coding sequence ATGAGGCATCACCTGGAGGAACTGAGGGAGGCGGGCGTCGACCCGTACCCGCGGCGCTTCGCCAGAACGCACTTCACCGGTGAGATCGTCGACGCGTTCGACGAGCTCGAGGGGGAGCGCGTGACGGTCGCCGGACGGCTCATGAGCATCAGGTCGCACGGGAAGGCCGGCTTCGCCGACATCGCCGACGCCGGAGGGAAGGTCCAGCTCTTCGTTCGGCAGAACGATGTGGGCGACGAGGCGTTCGCGGTGTGGAAGCTCCTCGACGTCGGAGACCACGTCGGTGCGGAGGGCGAGGTCATGAAGACGCGGACGGGGGAGATCAGCGTCCGCGTGAAGTCGGTCGTCGTCCTGTCGAAGGCGCTCAGGCCGCTGCCCGAGAAGTGGCACGGCATCAAGGACGTCGAGGTCCGGTCGAGGCGCCGGTACCTCGATCTGATCGCGAACCCGGAGAGCCGGCGCGTCTTCCTGGCGAGGAGCGCCGTCGTCCGGTCGATCCGCGATTTCCTCGACGAGCGCGGCTTCCTTGAGGTGGAGACGCCGATCCTCCAGCCGATCTACGGGGGCGCCTTCGCGTCGCCGTTCGTGACCCACCATCACGCCCTCGACGCCGACCTTTACCTCCGCATCGCGGACGAGCTCTATCTCAAGCGGTTGATCGTCGGCGGGCTCGAACGGGTCTTCGAGATCGGCAAGGACTTCAGGAACGAGGGGATGGACAGGACCCACAGCCCCGAGTTCACCCAGCTCGAGCTCTACCAGGCGTACGCCGACTACGAGGACATGATGGAGCTGACCGAGGCGATGATCGTCGCGGCGGCGACGGAGGCGACCGGCGGCACGACGGTGTCCTGGCAGGGCACCGAGATCGACCTGTCGCCGCCGTGGCGGAGGCTGACCGTCGACGACGCGCTCAGAGGGGCCCTCGGGGTGGGGGCGGACGCCCCGGCCGACGACCTCAGGAGCGCGCTCCGGAAGGCAGGCGTCGAGATGCCGGAGGACGCAGACCGCGCCGGGCTCATCGAGGAGGCTCTCTCCGAACTCGTCGAGCCGAACCTCGTGCAGCCGACCTTCCTGATGGACTACCCGAAGGAGATCTCGCCGCTGGCGAAGGAGAAGCCGGAGACGCCCGGCATCGTCGAGAGGTTCGAGCCGTTCATCGCAGGGATCGAGATCGGGAACTCCTTCACGGAACTCAACGATCCGGTGGAGCAGCGCGCCAGGCTGGAGCTCCAGGAGAAGCAGCGCGCAGGAGGCGACGCGGAGGCTCAGGGCATCGACGAGGACTTCCTGATGGCCCTCGAACACGGCATGCCGCCGACGGGGGGCTTAGGGATAGGCGTCGACCGGCTCGTCATGCTGCTCACCGACTCCGCACACATCCGCGACGTGATCCTCTTCCCCGCGATGCGGCACGAGGCGGGGGACTAA
- a CDS encoding peptide chain release factor 2 (programmed frameshift) encodes MSSEHTRRNEELLRRLKELEDHLDVADKERRRAELEALTAEPDFWNDQERAKTVLDELNAVKAWLEPLAEVAGRLEDAAALAEMAEEEGGEAEEAARAETEKVEKLLSELEFRKMLSGPNDSRNAILAIHPGAGGTESADWAGMLLRMYTAWCDGRGYESSVIDLQPGDEAGIKSATLLVKGPYAYGYLRAESGVHRLVRISPFDAAHRRHTSFASVAAYPEVEDDVEIEISDADIKLDFFRASGPGGQHVNKSSTAVRITHEPTGIVVSSQAERSQFRNRENAMKVLRSRLYALKEEEQRKEQEKAAGEKQEIAWGSQIRSYVLHPYQLVKDTRTGAETSDVDGVLDGDIDAFIEAYLKATG; translated from the exons ATGAGCAGCGAGCACACGCGCAGGAACGAAGAGCTTCTTCGGCGGCTGAAGGAACTCGAGGACCATCTT GACGTCGCCGACAAGGAGAGGCGCCGCGCCGAGCTCGAGGCTCTGACCGCGGAGCCCGATTTCTGGAACGACCAGGAGAGGGCCAAGACCGTTCTCGACGAGCTCAACGCCGTCAAGGCGTGGCTCGAGCCGCTGGCCGAGGTCGCCGGACGGCTGGAGGACGCCGCCGCGCTGGCTGAGATGGCCGAGGAGGAGGGCGGAGAGGCGGAGGAGGCGGCCCGCGCCGAGACCGAGAAGGTGGAGAAGCTCCTGAGCGAGCTCGAGTTCCGGAAGATGCTGTCGGGACCGAACGACAGCCGGAACGCGATCCTCGCGATCCACCCCGGCGCAGGCGGGACCGAGTCGGCCGACTGGGCGGGAATGCTGCTCAGGATGTACACGGCGTGGTGCGACGGCCGCGGATACGAGTCAAGCGTGATCGATCTGCAGCCCGGGGACGAGGCCGGCATCAAGAGCGCGACGCTCCTCGTCAAGGGGCCGTACGCGTACGGCTACCTTCGGGCGGAGTCGGGCGTCCACCGTCTGGTCAGGATCTCGCCGTTCGATGCCGCGCACCGCCGGCACACGTCGTTCGCGTCGGTGGCGGCGTATCCCGAGGTCGAGGACGACGTCGAGATCGAGATCTCGGACGCCGACATCAAGTTGGACTTCTTCAGGGCGAGCGGCCCGGGCGGACAGCACGTCAACAAGAGCTCGACGGCCGTGCGCATCACGCACGAGCCGACCGGGATCGTCGTCTCCTCGCAGGCCGAGCGATCGCAGTTCCGCAACCGCGAGAACGCGATGAAGGTCCTGAGGTCCCGGCTGTACGCGCTCAAGGAGGAGGAACAGCGCAAGGAGCAGGAGAAGGCGGCCGGGGAGAAGCAGGAGATCGCGTGGGGAAGCCAGATCCGGTCGTACGTTCTGCACCCGTACCAGCTCGTGAAGGACACACGCACCGGCGCCGAGACGTCGGACGTCGACGGCGTCCTCGACGGTGACATCGACGCGTTCATCGAGGCGTATCTGAAGGCGACCGGCTAG